The nucleotide window TATTTAGAGCAGTCATTGCGCGATCGTCCCGAGGATCTGGATTTAGTACATGCCTACGATCTACCGCCGGATCTGCCATTTCTCATGAGGGAACTGTACGAGACCGACTTTGGGCGCTGCTATTTGGCAACCAAAACCATCCTGGAATACTATGCTGATGAGGCTCCAGCCGCCCTATTTGATACCTATGCAGCGGAAGCATGCAACGACTATGGCGCGCATTTTCACGTAGTGAAACTATTCGGCTGGCTCAAACATGCCCCCGCTTACGACCTCCTGATCGAAGCTCTACACAATCCGCAGCCCCAGTATCAAAAATCCCGCGCTGCCGCTGCGATCGCCCTGGCAGAGATCGGCGATGAGCGTGCGATTCCTCAGATTAAAGCTTGTTTGGATACCAGAATCTGGGATTTGCAATATGCGGCACTATTAGCATTAGAGAAATTGGGCGATACGAGCGATCGCGATCGCATAGCAGAGGATAGCGATTGGCTTGTACGAGAAAAGATAAAGGCGATTAAATCGTAATCTAATACATCAAAGATAGAACTCTATGTCTCAAAACGAACTATTTCAACAACTCAAGCATCCCAACCCTTACATGCGGGAACGGGCGATGGTGGAAATTGCGGAAAATCGCGACGACACGACTATTCCCAATTTGATGAGCGTTTTGGGCGACGAAGATGTTGTCTATCGAAGAGCAGCCGTAAAAGCCCTGGGCGTAATTGGTGCAGATACCGTACCGCCCTTAGTGGATGCCTTGCTCAACAGCGATAATGTCACGGTGCGCGGTAGTGCGGCGAAGGCATTGGCACAGGTGGCGCTCAACTATCCCGAAGGTCCGTTTCCCGCTGTGGGAATGCAGGGCTTAAAAACCGCTCTCGATGACCTGAACCCCGTCGTGCATATCGCCGCCGTGATGGCATTGGGCGAGATTGGCGAACCTGCGCTCGATATATTGCTCGATTCACTCCAAACCACTGATAATGTAGCATTAGCCGTATCGATCGCCAACGCTCTGGCCTCTATTGGCGGCGATCGCGCCGCTGCAACCCTCACCGGATTGATCGACGACGAATCTGCCGATCCCTACGTACGAGAAACGGCAGTTAGCGCTCTATCGCGATTGGAACAGGTGAATAGTATGAAACAAAGGTAGATCGCGATGCAGTCGATGCAAACATCATTACGAGAACAGCAGTATCCTTTAGTTCGCCAACTAGCGAACTGCATTGAAGCGGTTTGGCAAGAATATTTGGATTTGTCTCCCTACCAGGTACCAGAAGATTTAGGTTACGTGGAAGGCTCTCTTGAAGGGGAAAGGCTCGCAATTGAAAATCATTGCTACCAAACGCCCCAATTTCGCAAATTGCACCTGGAACTGGCTCAGATCGGGAAATCGCTCGATATCCTCCACTGCGTCATGTTTCCGAATCCCGACTACGCCCTGCCAATTTTTGGGACGGATCTGGTGGGAGGGCGCAGCGGTATCAGTGCCGCAGTTGTCGATCTGTCACCCATCAATCGAGATCGATCGCTGCCCAGCCAATATCAAGCATATTTGCAGGATTTACCCATGCCAGAGTTTTCGCATCCTCGCGCTTTGCCGGAATGGGGCGATATCTTTTCGGAATTCTGCCTGTTTGTGCGCCCAGCCAGTCCGGCAGAAGAAAATGCATTTCTCGATCGCGTCAAGGAATTTTTAACCCTGCATTGTCAAATTGCCAGTACAGCTACACCTTTAACTTCGCAGGTGGAAATTGAC belongs to Pseudanabaena sp. PCC 6802 and includes:
- a CDS encoding HEAT repeat domain-containing protein gives rise to the protein MSQNELFQQLKHPNPYMRERAMVEIAENRDDTTIPNLMSVLGDEDVVYRRAAVKALGVIGADTVPPLVDALLNSDNVTVRGSAAKALAQVALNYPEGPFPAVGMQGLKTALDDLNPVVHIAAVMALGEIGEPALDILLDSLQTTDNVALAVSIANALASIGGDRAAATLTGLIDDESADPYVRETAVSALSRLEQVNSMKQR
- a CDS encoding phycocyanobilin:ferredoxin oxidoreductase gives rise to the protein MQSMQTSLREQQYPLVRQLANCIEAVWQEYLDLSPYQVPEDLGYVEGSLEGERLAIENHCYQTPQFRKLHLELAQIGKSLDILHCVMFPNPDYALPIFGTDLVGGRSGISAAVVDLSPINRDRSLPSQYQAYLQDLPMPEFSHPRALPEWGDIFSEFCLFVRPASPAEENAFLDRVKEFLTLHCQIASTATPLTSQVEIDRVLAGQEYYCTKQQQNDKTRRVLEKSFGSEWTERYMTTMLFDRADRFITPEL